The Candidatus Margulisiibacteriota bacterium genomic sequence TATATGCTCTCAGCTAAACATAGAAGAATTTTTGTTGTAGGTGACACTGACCAAAATATTTATTCATGGAGAGGGGCCAACTTACAAAACATATTAAACTTTGAGAAGGATTTTCCTGATGCCAAGGTTATATTATTAGAGCAAAATTATCGTTCAACTTCAACCATACTTGATATTGCTAATAGCGTAATAGTTAACAATAAGCTTAGAAAAAAGAAATCACTTTGGACTAACCAAGAAAAAGGTGACGAAGCATTATTTTTTATTGCGCAGAATGATTATGATGAAGCAGAAAATGCTGTTAAAAAAGTTAAGGCAGTAATCGAAAAGGGTTCAACTTTATCGGAAATTGCGTTTTTGTATAGAACAAACGCCATGAGCCGAGTTATAGAAACAATTTTATTACAACATAATATTAAATATAGAGTTTATGGTGGTTTACGCTTTTATGATCGCAAAGAGATAAAAGATATTATGGCTTATTTGAAACTTATCTTAAATTACCGTGATGATATCGCCTTTCAAAGAGTCGTTAACGTCCCTTCAAGAAAGATTGGTAAATTGACTTTGTTGAAGGTACAAGAAAAAGCTTTAGAAAAAGAAATTTCTTGTTTCGAAGCTGTTGACCAACTTGAAGAGGTGAGAGGTCATGCAGCCTTATTAAATTTTAAAGAACTTATTTTGTCTTTCCAGCAAGAATACTTGGAAGGTAAGCTTTCAGCAGCAGAATTGATTGATATTGTAATCAATAGAACGGGATATAAAGAAATGTTACAAGCTGAAAGCAATTTGGAAGCTAAAACAAGGATAGAAAACTTAGAAGAGTTAAAAAAATCAGCAACTGAGCAAAATTATTCTTTAGATGATTTTGTGTCAATGAGTACACTTCTGACTAGCCAGGATGAATCTGGGGAAGTGGAAGATGTTCTTACCTTAATGACTATGCATACAGCCAAAGGTTTAGAATATGATAATATCTTTTTGTTTGGGCTAGAAGAAGGTGTCTTGCCCCATGTCCAATCATTGGATGCACCAGATGAGTTAGAAGAAGAGCGTAGACTTTGTTATGTTGCAGTTACTCGAGCAAGAAAGAGGTTGTTTCTTTCAGCCTCAAGCAATAGAGGTGCTTATGGTTCTACTACACCGAAAGAACTTAGTAGATTTTTTTATGAGATGCCAGCAGAATTATTGAAGGTGGAGTTTAGCGATAGGTTAAGTGGTTTTAATCATATTATTGAAAAACTATCAGCCAAACCAGAGTATAATTTAACTAAACCAGACAGAAAAGGCACTTTTTTTACTAGAGATTATGAAGAGGAAAGTAAGGCTAAAAAGGTCCTTTCTTATAGTGTAGGCGATATTGTTAATTCCGGTGCCTTTGGTGAAGGTACGGTTGTTCAGGTTTTTGGTTCTGGTAAGGATACGTCTTTGCAGATTAGGTTTGGTAAGGAAATGAAACTTGTGATGCCTAAATATGGTAAGTTAGAAAAGATTTAAAGATTAGGTTTAAGTGCTTTACTAACACCATCAATTCCCGTCTCTCTTAGTCCAAGCGGAAGATTTTTGCCATGAGCGTAGGCTATTTTCAAAAGAGAATCAAAATCAACAACAGGGGCGTAATGTGGATTAGGAACAAGTACAGTATCTGCAGCGCCGACAGCACTAAAAGCCTTGTCTCCATTTCTTTCTACACAGGGAATTACAACTTTTCCGCCAATGCAGTCACAGCTTAAATTCCAATTATGTTCTAGAATCATTTCAGCTGCTTGACTGATTTTATCGAGCATTAATCTCTTATCTTGGAGATTTGAGGTATCTTCTATCTGAGCATAAACAGCGGCACTTGCTGACATCGTGGCTGCAGCTCCTATTTCAAAAGTACACCCAGCTTCAGCTCCAGAGATGCAAGCGTTATGTTCAATGATTAGACCTATAATACCCGCAATGAATAATGATTTTATTAACCTTTCTTCTGCTATTCCTAAATGTTTTAGTCCGTATAAGACTCCAGGTAGCACACCCCCACCACCAGCAGTTGGGGCGGAAATGGCAATTCCTCCTGTGGCACTATGTTCAGCAAAGGCAATCGCTGCAGCATAGGTAATGTTTTTGTAATCAAATCTGTTTGGGTTAGCTAGGAAATGATTAAATAGTGCATTTGATCTATAGGTTGTTTGTCCTAGTAATGAACCTGTTTTTAATCTTCCATTTTCGACTCCTGCCATCATGTACGAAAACTTTAATCTCAGTTCAGCTAAGATTTCTGTTTCTGTTTTTGCAGTGATAGCTTTCTCTCTTGCTAAAATGAATTCATATACTGATCCTTTGAATTTAACTGCAACTTCAGTAAAACTACTTAGATTATGAAAGGAAAGTTCTTTTGGGCAACCTTGGTATGCGACTGGTAGCATGTCAGGTTTTACAACTCCTCCTCCGACTGATTCAAATAGTTGTTCTTGTTTGTTTGGAAGAAGGGCAAGGATAGAGTTTGGATGTGAGTTTATAGGTGTTGTTGTATCCCAGATAATGTCTTCGTCAGGATTAAAGAATATTTTTTTGTTATCAATTGGAAGAAAGTAGTTCATTCTTTTTACAATTTCCAAGGAGCTGAAAGTTTCTTCTAAGGGTAATCCTAGCAATCCCGCTGTAATGGCAATGTCTGAGTTATGCCCTTTACCTGTTAAGGCCATGCTGGAAAAGAATTTCACTTGCAGTCTGCCTTCTGAAATTGAGCTATTTTCAGTCAACATTTTTTTAATAAATTGTCCTATTCGAAATGGTCCAAAAGTATGAGAACTAGATGGTCCGAGTATAATTTTAAAAAAACCATTTATTGGTTTGTTGATAGAGGAGTCTATTGCAATAATTTTATTTTTCATTTGTTAATTATCGAAAGAGTTATAGTCAATTCCCACTATTATTTCTTTTTCCCATTCACTTTTCACTTTTCACTTTTCACCCTATACTAATTGTTATGTATTTAAGTGAAATTTTTTCTTCTATCCAAGGTGAAGGTATCTATTTAGGATATAAACAGATATTTATTAGAACAACTGGCTGTAACATTTCTTGTGATTATTGTGATGAAAATATTGAGGAAGGTCGCGATTGGAAGCTAGAAGAAATTATTGCTAAAGTTAATGAATTAAACAAAACCTGGCATCATTCTATCTCTTTAACTGGCGGCGAGCCACTTTTGCAAGTTAATGATTTACTGAAAATAATACCAGATTTGCCACTTCCTGTGATGCTTGAAACAAATGCAACATTGCCAGCACATTTGAAGGAATTGATAGGAAAAGTTGATATTTTTTCTATGGATTATAAGCCAGGATATGAAACAGAGTTCT encodes the following:
- a CDS encoding UvrD-helicase domain-containing protein yields the protein MDKNSERFFEGLNPQQVEAVKYTEGPLLIMAGAGSGKTKVLTHKIAYLHNEFNVSLANILAVTFTNKAAAEMKARVHDLLELKGGRVQDNWILTFHSFGFKILKMYSDKLGYDKNFVVYDSGDQLTLIKQILADFEIDTEQFKPKSIQYQISKSKNSFVFPEQFLQKADTNILQVAAKVYAEYQLRLRQNNAMDFDDLLLNMVILLKQEKEILDKYQNKFEFILIDEYQDINMPQYHISYMLSAKHRRIFVVGDTDQNIYSWRGANLQNILNFEKDFPDAKVILLEQNYRSTSTILDIANSVIVNNKLRKKKSLWTNQEKGDEALFFIAQNDYDEAENAVKKVKAVIEKGSTLSEIAFLYRTNAMSRVIETILLQHNIKYRVYGGLRFYDRKEIKDIMAYLKLILNYRDDIAFQRVVNVPSRKIGKLTLLKVQEKALEKEISCFEAVDQLEEVRGHAALLNFKELILSFQQEYLEGKLSAAELIDIVINRTGYKEMLQAESNLEAKTRIENLEELKKSATEQNYSLDDFVSMSTLLTSQDESGEVEDVLTLMTMHTAKGLEYDNIFLFGLEEGVLPHVQSLDAPDELEEERRLCYVAVTRARKRLFLSASSNRGAYGSTTPKELSRFFYEMPAELLKVEFSDRLSGFNHIIEKLSAKPEYNLTKPDRKGTFFTRDYEEESKAKKVLSYSVGDIVNSGAFGEGTVVQVFGSGKDTSLQIRFGKEMKLVMPKYGKLEKI
- a CDS encoding L-serine ammonia-lyase, iron-sulfur-dependent, subunit alpha — translated: MKNKIIAIDSSINKPINGFFKIILGPSSSHTFGPFRIGQFIKKMLTENSSISEGRLQVKFFSSMALTGKGHNSDIAITAGLLGLPLEETFSSLEIVKRMNYFLPIDNKKIFFNPDEDIIWDTTTPINSHPNSILALLPNKQEQLFESVGGGVVKPDMLPVAYQGCPKELSFHNLSSFTEVAVKFKGSVYEFILAREKAITAKTETEILAELRLKFSYMMAGVENGRLKTGSLLGQTTYRSNALFNHFLANPNRFDYKNITYAAAIAFAEHSATGGIAISAPTAGGGGVLPGVLYGLKHLGIAEERLIKSLFIAGIIGLIIEHNACISGAEAGCTFEIGAAATMSASAAVYAQIEDTSNLQDKRLMLDKISQAAEMILEHNWNLSCDCIGGKVVIPCVERNGDKAFSAVGAADTVLVPNPHYAPVVDFDSLLKIAYAHGKNLPLGLRETGIDGVSKALKPNL
- a CDS encoding 7-carboxy-7-deazaguanine synthase QueE; this translates as MYLSEIFSSIQGEGIYLGYKQIFIRTTGCNISCDYCDENIEEGRDWKLEEIIAKVNELNKTWHHSISLTGGEPLLQVNDLLKIIPDLPLPVMLETNATLPAHLKELIGKVDIFSMDYKPGYETEFSECLKLVKNEDVYVKYVLMPDTKIFEIREFGRLMKNISKDIPLILQPVTPCGKIKFFPTEEQIINAYNILKKDLNDVRVIPQTHKIMGVH